In Bacteroidales bacterium, a genomic segment contains:
- a CDS encoding GH3 auxin-responsive promoter family protein, with amino-acid sequence MPLLNSIISWVNVKRLHQIELFMKYPFDVQKEVFSRLIEQARRTTWGVQYGFDSIDSIGEFQKSVPISTYEDIKPYINRLMEGEQNLLWPTEIKWFAKSSGTTSDKSKYIPVSNEALEDCHFRGAKDVIAFYTKQKPESAILKGKTLTLGGSAEVNNLSNQSYYGDLSAVLIENLPFWAQFIRTPASEIALIPDFEEKLEKITHFTINENVTSIAGVPSWNLVLLRAVLDFTGKNNILEVWPNLELFTHGGISFTPYRESFKKLIPSDRMNYMETYNASEGFFGIQDNLQRDDMLLMLDLGVFYEFIPLDQLEEPDPPVSTVEEVKTGVNYAMIISTNGGLWRYMIGDTVVFTSQYPHRIKISGRTKYFINAFGEEVILENAEKALMSACKETGAVIKEYTAGPMFMSDESKGRHEWMIEFETPPGNLAQFAEGLDRTLKSVNSDYEAKRYKDLTLMLPKVVSLQPGTFYKWMQKRGKLGGQNKIPRLANDRKYLDELSDILSR; translated from the coding sequence ATGCCCCTGCTTAACTCCATTATATCCTGGGTGAATGTAAAACGGCTTCATCAAATTGAGCTGTTCATGAAATATCCCTTTGATGTACAAAAGGAGGTTTTTTCAAGATTGATAGAACAGGCGCGACGAACAACCTGGGGCGTTCAGTATGGTTTCGACTCCATCGATTCTATAGGGGAATTCCAGAAGAGTGTACCCATCAGTACTTACGAGGATATAAAACCTTATATCAACCGGCTCATGGAGGGCGAACAAAACCTGCTTTGGCCCACAGAGATCAAATGGTTCGCCAAATCATCGGGTACCACTTCAGATAAAAGCAAATATATCCCCGTGAGTAATGAAGCTCTGGAGGATTGTCACTTCAGGGGAGCGAAGGATGTGATTGCATTCTATACCAAACAGAAGCCTGAAAGTGCGATACTGAAAGGAAAGACTCTGACTCTGGGGGGCAGTGCCGAGGTAAATAACCTCAGCAACCAGTCCTACTACGGGGACCTGTCGGCTGTTCTTATTGAAAACCTTCCCTTCTGGGCTCAGTTTATACGCACCCCTGCCTCTGAAATTGCACTGATTCCTGATTTTGAGGAGAAGCTCGAAAAAATTACACACTTTACCATTAACGAAAACGTCACCAGCATCGCAGGGGTACCCTCCTGGAACCTGGTCCTTTTGAGAGCCGTTTTAGATTTCACCGGCAAAAATAATATCCTGGAGGTCTGGCCCAATCTCGAACTATTTACCCATGGAGGGATCAGTTTCACCCCCTACCGTGAATCCTTCAAAAAACTGATCCCCTCTGATAGAATGAATTACATGGAGACCTACAATGCATCGGAAGGTTTCTTTGGAATTCAGGACAATCTGCAACGCGACGACATGTTACTGATGCTTGACCTGGGAGTATTTTATGAGTTTATTCCTCTCGATCAGCTTGAGGAACCGGATCCGCCCGTCTCTACCGTTGAGGAAGTAAAGACGGGAGTGAATTATGCCATGATTATCAGCACTAACGGGGGATTGTGGCGATACATGATTGGAGATACCGTTGTCTTTACCTCCCAGTACCCGCACAGGATCAAGATTTCAGGTCGCACCAAATATTTCATCAACGCTTTTGGAGAAGAGGTGATCCTGGAAAATGCAGAGAAAGCGTTAATGTCGGCCTGCAAGGAGACCGGAGCTGTGATCAAGGAATATACAGCCGGACCGATGTTTATGAGTGATGAGTCAAAGGGAAGGCATGAATGGATGATTGAATTTGAAACTCCACCCGGGAACCTGGCTCAATTCGCCGAGGGGCTCGACCGGACATTAAAGTCCGTGAATTCCGATTATGAAGCCAAACGATATAAGGACCTCACCCTCATGCTTCCCAAAGTGGTATCCCTGCAACCCGGAACTTTTTACAAATGGATGCAAAAACGTGGTAAACTGGGGGGGCAGAACAAGATACCAAGGCTTGCCAACGACCGGAAATATTTAGATGAGCTAAGTGATATTCTAAGCCGATAA